From Vicia villosa cultivar HV-30 ecotype Madison, WI unplaced genomic scaffold, Vvil1.0 ctg.002710F_1_1, whole genome shotgun sequence, one genomic window encodes:
- the LOC131639607 gene encoding uncharacterized protein LOC131639607: MENHSNSRPNSRDSSPTSRELLENDHRSSFDEPPPSNTKRVKLICSFGGKIQPRLHDGHFSYIGGDTKILAVDRNVKLSHLIGKLNAMADSHVCFKYQLPGEDLDALISVCNEDDLDYMMIEYDRMCRASPKPARLRIFLFPSPVKNHSSNASFDSINSAMNLAEDSKSEGKWFVDALNSVHVPPSEDSSPPPPPPTMNPDYLFGLDKPYSPSPEAKQAEFPESVPDFAAKDTECESESVRETEIQEIQVMQTVNDEQQLNSDGENGGVNGSVGCYSQENTETETPLVSTVPVQAVSDEQQMNSDEEKGGVNGCVDSHSQVNTETEIPLVTTPPVQAVNEEQQMNSDGENGGANCYTQENTETEMPLVTTEIPAQPPAPVHSGSVQFLPPGPASVQSSFSPMMPNVVSPYSTGYPNEPIPVYLIQTASGLYQAVRPVIGPNGQPVYFAYTQIGNEFGYNASGLPGMVSERGYSNGSYRQGFPSQAAVAGVDSWN, encoded by the coding sequence ATGGAGAATCATTCCAATTCGCGTCCCAATTCGCGTGATTCCTCACCTACCTCACGCGAATTGCTAGAGAACGATCACCGTTCATCGTTCGATGAACCACCACCTTCCAACACTAAGAGAGTCAAGCTCATCTGTAGCTTCGGTGGGAAAATTCAGCCTAGGCTTCACGACGGTCACTTTTCGTACATCGGAGGTGACACGAAAATCCTCGCCGTCGATCGTAATGTGAAATTATCACACCTTATTGGTAAGCTCAATGCCATGGCGGATTCTCATGTCTGTTTCAAGTATCAACTCCCTGGTGAAGATCTCGATGCTTTGATCTCGGTTTGCAATGAAGATGATCTCGATTATATGATGATCGAGTATGATCGGATGTGTCGCGCTTCACCTAAGCCTGCGAGGTTGAGGATTTTCCTCTTTCCTTCTCCGGTCAAGAACCACAGCAGCAATGCATCTTTCGATTCTATCAATTCCGCTATGAATCTTGCTGAGGATTCCAAATCGGAAGGCAAGTGGTTCGTAGATGCTCTCAATTCCGTTCATGTTCCGCCGTCGGAGGATTCTTCTCCACCTCCACCGCCGCCGACGATGAATCCTGATTATCTGTTTGGATTGGATAAACCGTATTCTCCGTCTCCCGAGGCAAAACAGGCGGAATTCCCGGAGTCTGTTCCGGATTTTGCGGCGAAGGATACGGAATGTGAGTCTGAGTCGGTTAGAGAAACCGAGATTCAGGAAATTCAGGTAATGCAGACTGTGAATGATGAACAGCAATTGAATTCTGATGGAGAAAACGGCGGAGTTAACGGCTCTGTTGGTTGTTACTCTCAGGAAAACACGGAAACGGAGACGCCGTTAGTTTCAACTGTACCTGTTCAAGCTGTGAGTGATGAACAGCAAATGAATTCTGACGAAGAAAAAGGCGGAGTTAACGGCTGTGTTGACAGTCACTCTCAGGTAAACACGGAAACTGAAATTCCGTTAGTTACTACTCCACCTGTTCAAGCTGTGAATGAAGAACAGCAAATGAATTCTGACGGAGAAAACGGCGGAGCTAACTGTTACACTCAGGAAAACACGGAAACGGAGATGCCGTTAGTTACAACTGAAATACCTGCTCAACCTCCGGCACCGGTTCATTCCGGTTCGGTTCAGTTTCTGCCTCCTGGACCGGCTTCGGTTCAGTCATCATTTTCTCCTATGATGCCGAATGTGGTTAGTCCTTACTCGACCGGATATCCAAATGAACCAATACCGGTTTATCTGATTCAAACAGCTTCTGGATTGTATCAAGCAGTGAGGCCAGTCATTGGACCTAACGGTCAACCGGTTTATTTCGCATATACTCAAATTGGGAATGAGTTTGGTTACAATGCATCAGGGCTACCTGGCATGGTTTCAGAGCGGGGCTATTCGAATGGTTCGTACAGGCAAGGTTTTCCATCTCAGGCGGCGGTTGCCGGTGTTGACAGCTGGAATTGA
- the LOC131639611 gene encoding phosphoglycerate mutase-like protein 1: MDTAAGPSLYPLHHSKTIHLVRHAQGVHNVEGEKDHDAYLSYDHFDANLTPLGWKQVENLQKHVKANELPRKIELVVVSPLLRTMQTAVGVFGGEAYTDGISEPPLMVENVGHSDHHAVSSLNCPPFLAVELCREQMGLHPCDKRRTVSEYRHMFPGIDFSLIETDEDTWWKPEREKKEEVTGRGLKFLEWLCTRKEKEIAVVTHSSFLFNTLSAFGNDCHPNIKTEMCKHFANCELRSMVIVDKGMIGSHNSTTNYPGKIPHGLDLPSDATD; this comes from the exons ATGGATACTGCAGCAGGTCCAAGTCTCTATCCATTGCATCATAGCAAAACTATTCACCTG GTTAGGCATGCCCAAGGAGTTCATAATGTAGAAGGAGAAAAGGACCATGATGCTTACTTATCTTATGATCATTTTGATGCAAACCTAACCCCTCTTGGATGGAAGCAG GTTGAAAATCTGCAAAAGCATGTGAAGGCTAATGAACTTCCCAGAAAAATTGAACTAGTTGTTGTTTCCCCATTGTTAAG AACAATGCAAACAGCTGTTGGAGTCTTTGGTGGGGAAGCATACACTGATGGAATTAGTGAACCTCCTCTGATGGTGGAAAATGTGGGACACAGTGATCATCATGCTGTTTCTTCTCTGAACTGCCCACCATTTCTTGCTGTAGAGCTTTGCCGGGAGCAAATG GGACTCCATCCTTGTGATAAGAGAAGAACCGTTAGCGAGTACCGACACATGTTTCCAGGAATTGATTTTTCATTG ATTGAAACCGACGAGGACACTTGGTGGAAACCcgaaagagagaagaaagaagaagttACTGGTAGGGGGCTAAAGTTTTTGGAATG GTTGTGTACACGTAAAGAGAAGGAGATAGCTGTTGTTACCCACAGCAGTTTTCTGTTTAATACCCTCAGTGCTTTTGGAAATGACTGTCACCCAAATATCAAGACTGAAATGTGCAAACA TTTTGCTAATTGTGAACTACGCTCCATGGTTATTGTTGATAAAGG TATGATTGGATCTCATAATTCAACCACCAACTATCCTGGCAAAATTCCTCATGGTCTGGATCTTCCTAGTGATGCTACTGACTAG